DNA from Planctomycetia bacterium:
CTGGATTTGAGTTACCGGGGCGCGCAGCCGGGGGAATGACGGCCATGGGCGATTGCGCCAAGTCTCGATAGAATGCTGAGCAGGAGGATGATAATACGATGTTAAGCGACGCTGATTTAGGCTTGCTCATGCAGGATCTGGAATCAGATCGAGTAGAGCGCAAGGCCTCCTTCTCCGATTCCGACCGTGCGCGCGAGGCGGTATGCGCGTTCGCCAATGACTTGCCAAACCACAATCAAGCTGGCGTACTGTTTTTTGGCGTAAGCGACGACGGTCGTTGCACGAATCTGTCGATCACGGACGACTTATTGCTGCGCCTCTCCGATATGCGGTCGGACGGAAACATTCTTCCATTTCCGACGCTGGTCGTGCAAAAGAGAATCGTAAACGGTTGCGAAACTGCAGTCGTCATGGTCGCGCCGGCCGACGCGCCGCCTGTGCGTTTTAAGGGGCGTGTCTGCATCCGTGTGGGGCCGCGGAGAGCGTACGCCAGCGCCGAGGAAGAACGTAGGCTCAGCGAAAAGCGCCGATCGCGCGATTTGCCGTTTGACTTGCGCGCTATTTCGGCGGCGAGTTTGACGGACTTGGATCTTGACCGCTTCACTCGAGAATACCTCCCAGTGTCGGTTGCCAGGGACGTATTGGACGCCAACCAACGTACGATCGATCAGCAGCTTGCTTCACTACGATTCATCGCAGTTGAGCCGCCGCATCATCCGACTGTGACTGGAATCTTGGTTGTCGGGAAATCGCCCCAGGACTTACTGCCCGGCGCGTACATTCAGTTCCTGCGAATT
Protein-coding regions in this window:
- a CDS encoding ATP-binding protein, producing MLSDADLGLLMQDLESDRVERKASFSDSDRAREAVCAFANDLPNHNQAGVLFFGVSDDGRCTNLSITDDLLLRLSDMRSDGNILPFPTLVVQKRIVNGCETAVVMVAPADAPPVRFKGRVCIRVGPRRAYASAEEERRLSEKRRSRDLPFDLRAISAASLTDLDLDRFTREYLPVSVARDVLDANQRTIDQQLASLRFIAVEPPHHPTVTGILVVGKSPQDLLPGAYIQFLRIAGDQLADPIAARHEIFGPVLDLLRRIDEVMLANIDIATDIQGGPLEVQRPDYPLGALQQLVRNAVMHRDYQSSNAPIRVTWFNDRIEIQNPGGPFGQVTVENFGTPGITDYRNPHLAESLRNLGFVQRFGVGIAIARKQLADNGSPPLEFERQPNHVLATIRRRT